A single window of Treponema denticola ATCC 35405 DNA harbors:
- a CDS encoding GerMN domain-containing protein has product MGKKNTSLGCFFWLAFILLIALLFFINKDNIARVFEKTNAISIFQKKETQEEKQNEVDLEGIQNEIEKIRAAEKDEENSSEGKAEAEPEKPAEQVQKTVKKNSEPQKTTAEDKPKEEKKTSSQNSTEKKTKTETQTVKKNSESKNKDESKKDVAKLEQKNEKASEKRSSKIYLVKIDSDGKLVRKPVMRQLEKTDSPLTDAINSLLQGPTTEEAKQGFRSFIPPDTKLLSIEVKNGVAEVNISEDFQFNRYGIEAYQAQLEQIVFTACEFSTVSSVQFLIKGKKKEYLGAEGIWIGSPLSVNSFIR; this is encoded by the coding sequence ATGGGAAAGAAAAATACATCTTTAGGCTGTTTTTTTTGGCTTGCTTTTATTTTATTGATAGCCCTGCTCTTTTTTATCAACAAAGACAATATTGCCCGTGTTTTTGAAAAAACAAATGCAATAAGCATATTTCAAAAAAAAGAAACGCAAGAAGAAAAGCAAAATGAAGTAGACCTTGAAGGCATTCAAAACGAAATAGAAAAAATCAGAGCGGCAGAAAAAGATGAGGAAAATTCTTCCGAAGGAAAAGCCGAAGCTGAGCCGGAAAAACCGGCTGAACAAGTTCAAAAAACGGTCAAAAAAAATTCGGAACCGCAAAAAACTACAGCTGAGGATAAACCTAAAGAAGAAAAAAAGACAAGTTCTCAAAACTCAACCGAAAAAAAGACAAAAACGGAAACTCAAACCGTCAAAAAAAACTCTGAAAGCAAAAATAAAGATGAATCTAAAAAAGATGTGGCTAAACTTGAGCAAAAAAACGAAAAAGCATCCGAAAAACGGAGCTCTAAAATTTATCTGGTTAAAATAGATTCGGACGGTAAATTGGTAAGAAAGCCGGTTATGAGACAGCTTGAAAAAACGGACTCGCCTTTAACCGATGCCATAAACAGCCTTCTTCAAGGCCCCACAACGGAAGAAGCAAAACAAGGCTTCCGCTCCTTTATTCCTCCCGATACGAAGCTTTTATCGATTGAGGTAAAAAACGGGGTTGCAGAAGTAAATATAAGCGAAGACTTTCAATTTAACAGATACGGTATTGAAGCCTATCAAGCTCAGCTTGAACAAATAGTTTTTACGGCATGCGAATTTTCCACGGTAAGTTCCGTTCAATTTTTGATCAAAGGCAAGAAAAAGGAGTACCTCGGAGCCGAAGGCATATGGATAGGCTCACCCCTCTCGGTTAATTCGTTTATAAGATAA
- the ffh gene encoding signal recognition particle protein has protein sequence MLENITEKFSGIMRSLSGKSKITEKNIEDTIEEIKTALLDADVNLRVVRRFINATAEEAKGERVLKSVDPGQQFTKIVYDKMTSFLGDEKKALDLRGPDTQSVILFLGLQGSGKTTSAAKLALKLKNEGRKPLLVACDLIRPAAVEQLSVLGGNISVPVYKEETKDAVKVAKNALAFAKKNFYDTVIVDTAGRLQIDEDMMKEIVNIKSAVKPMETILVADSMTGQSAVDVAKEFDEQVGLSGLILTKFDSDTRGGAALSLKTITGKPIFYIGTGEKLEDLEPFYPDRIASRILGMGDIVSLVEKAQALYDEEEAEKLQKKMQSESFSLADMLMQLEQAEKMGPLESMLDMIPGLSGQIDKDKLDLSLLKRQKAIIQSMTLKERDNFRIIGPPRRKRIAKGSGTSVGDVNKLLKQFEKTRQMMRKVSKNKGLQAKMMSGGLFG, from the coding sequence ATGCTCGAAAATATTACCGAAAAATTCAGCGGGATAATGCGCTCTTTGAGCGGTAAGTCTAAAATTACCGAAAAAAATATTGAAGACACAATCGAAGAAATAAAAACGGCCCTTTTGGATGCCGACGTAAACTTGCGTGTTGTACGCCGTTTTATAAATGCTACGGCAGAAGAGGCCAAGGGAGAAAGGGTTTTAAAATCTGTCGATCCCGGGCAGCAGTTTACAAAAATTGTATACGATAAGATGACCTCCTTTTTGGGGGACGAAAAAAAAGCCCTCGATCTAAGGGGGCCTGACACCCAATCTGTAATCCTCTTTTTAGGTCTCCAAGGTTCGGGAAAGACAACCAGTGCCGCAAAATTGGCCTTAAAGCTTAAAAACGAAGGCAGAAAGCCCTTGCTGGTTGCCTGCGACCTTATCCGCCCTGCCGCCGTAGAGCAGCTTTCCGTTTTAGGCGGAAACATCAGCGTGCCCGTTTACAAAGAAGAAACGAAAGATGCGGTAAAGGTCGCAAAAAATGCTTTGGCCTTTGCAAAAAAGAACTTTTATGACACGGTAATAGTCGATACGGCGGGACGTCTCCAAATCGATGAAGACATGATGAAGGAAATCGTCAATATTAAATCTGCCGTAAAACCTATGGAAACCATTCTTGTTGCAGATTCAATGACGGGTCAAAGTGCCGTTGATGTTGCAAAGGAATTTGACGAGCAGGTAGGGCTTTCAGGCTTAATCCTTACAAAATTCGACTCCGACACCAGAGGCGGTGCGGCTCTTTCCTTAAAGACCATAACAGGTAAGCCCATTTTTTACATAGGAACAGGCGAAAAGCTTGAAGACCTTGAGCCCTTTTATCCCGACCGCATTGCAAGCCGTATCTTGGGCATGGGAGACATTGTTTCTCTTGTCGAAAAGGCCCAAGCTCTTTATGACGAAGAAGAGGCGGAAAAGCTTCAAAAAAAGATGCAAAGCGAAAGTTTCAGCCTTGCCGATATGCTCATGCAGTTGGAGCAGGCCGAAAAGATGGGGCCTTTAGAGTCAATGCTCGATATGATTCCCGGGCTTTCAGGCCAAATAGATAAAGATAAGCTGGACCTTTCTCTTTTAAAACGCCAAAAGGCCATAATTCAATCGATGACCTTAAAGGAGAGGGATAATTTCCGTATTATCGGACCGCCTCGCCGTAAACGTATTGCAAAGGGCTCAGGAACCTCTGTGGGCGATGTAAACAAGCTTTTAAAGCAATTTGAAAAGACCCGTCAAATGATGAGGAAGGTGTCAAAAAACAAGGGATTGCAGGCAAAAATGATGTCCGGCGGACTTTTCGGATAA
- the infA gene encoding translation initiation factor IF-1, which produces MAKEEAIEVEGIVKESLPNTMFRVELKNGHVILAHLSGKMRKHYIKIVPGDTVKVALSPYDLTRGRIIFRER; this is translated from the coding sequence GTGGCTAAGGAAGAAGCAATTGAAGTTGAAGGTATTGTTAAGGAGTCTCTTCCCAATACTATGTTTAGGGTTGAGTTAAAAAACGGTCATGTTATTTTGGCTCATTTGTCCGGAAAGATGCGCAAACACTACATCAAAATTGTACCGGGAGATACGGTAAAAGTTGCCCTATCCCCCTATGACTTGACAAGGGGCCGAATTATCTTCAGAGAAAGATAA
- a CDS encoding tetratricopeptide repeat protein has protein sequence MVLEENKDLAQKINDFLAQYRKIVLGIVVCILVAVAGIIVWFVIGENSKKTSVTSVEKVIYELEDFKREDRAKNPSSEDDAENNEKTVSAAVKEAEDKAIEELKTLGSKYSSSYAGFRANTTIAEIYFQRKMYEDALKFYELAAKAVKNSYVEGVASFNAAACADELGDKEKALAYYERASKVENFPLIPRALFNTGRLYEALSKKEDAILSYNRLLEKYPQNEWALLAKSRIIVLKGNDKQ, from the coding sequence ATGGTTTTGGAAGAAAATAAAGATTTGGCACAGAAAATCAACGATTTTTTAGCCCAATATAGAAAAATAGTGCTTGGCATTGTGGTTTGTATTCTGGTTGCCGTTGCCGGTATTATTGTTTGGTTTGTAATCGGTGAAAATTCCAAGAAAACTTCGGTAACAAGCGTTGAGAAAGTTATTTATGAGCTTGAAGACTTTAAACGGGAAGATCGGGCTAAAAATCCTTCATCTGAAGATGACGCCGAGAATAACGAAAAAACTGTTTCTGCAGCTGTAAAAGAAGCTGAGGACAAGGCTATTGAAGAATTAAAAACCCTTGGTTCTAAATATTCTTCTTCCTATGCGGGCTTTAGGGCAAATACGACGATAGCCGAAATTTATTTTCAGCGAAAAATGTATGAAGATGCTTTAAAATTCTATGAACTTGCAGCAAAAGCCGTAAAAAATTCTTATGTAGAAGGAGTTGCCTCTTTTAATGCCGCAGCTTGTGCCGATGAGTTAGGAGATAAAGAGAAAGCCCTCGCTTATTACGAACGAGCCTCAAAGGTTGAAAATTTTCCGCTGATTCCCAGGGCGCTTTTTAATACGGGCCGTCTGTATGAAGCCTTGTCAAAAAAAGAAGACGCCATCCTTTCTTATAATAGGCTTTTGGAAAAATACCCTCAAAATGAATGGGCTCTTCTTGCAAAATCCCGTATAATTGTTCTTAAAGGAAACGATAAACAGTAA
- a CDS encoding TraR/DksA family transcriptional regulator: MKKKFIEEMKEYLLKEREEILASLQKNDEEYAETLANSIPKDFADLASYSTDRDMLEFIGENNVKKLQKIDSALERIREGKYGKCITCKEQIPEDRLKALPYALKCIHCQAKSEKKMHP, from the coding sequence ATGAAAAAGAAGTTTATTGAGGAAATGAAAGAATATTTGCTAAAAGAGAGGGAAGAAATACTCGCTTCATTGCAGAAAAACGATGAAGAGTATGCAGAAACCTTAGCAAACAGCATTCCCAAAGACTTTGCAGATCTGGCATCATATAGTACCGATAGAGACATGCTCGAATTTATCGGAGAAAATAATGTAAAAAAGCTGCAAAAGATTGATTCTGCATTGGAAAGGATAAGAGAGGGAAAGTACGGAAAATGTATTACCTGCAAAGAGCAGATACCCGAAGACAGACTAAAGGCCCTGCCCTATGCTTTAAAATGTATCCACTGCCAGGCAAAATCCGAAAAAAAGATGCATCCTTAA
- the pyrH gene encoding UMP kinase — MVTVLSVGGSIVAPDKPDFDFLDKFSKTIRNWLLQDSSRKIIMVIGGGAPARDYQNAYRKVCDLRKAPAKNDEADWIGIMATRLNAQLVKAVFEDLCPNPVVYDPTTVDMFGGQILVAAGWKPGFSTDNDAVVLAERFSGNLVVNLSNIAKVYTDDPKKNPEARPIDSISWEDFIKIVGTEWVPGKNTPFDPIASQRAQKAGIKVICAAGKDIENLENILNGKDFKGTVIG, encoded by the coding sequence ATGGTAACTGTTTTGTCGGTAGGAGGCTCTATAGTAGCCCCGGATAAACCGGATTTCGATTTTTTAGATAAATTTTCAAAAACTATCAGAAATTGGCTTTTGCAAGATTCATCGCGAAAAATTATTATGGTAATCGGGGGCGGTGCTCCTGCCAGAGATTATCAAAATGCATATAGGAAAGTTTGTGACCTAAGAAAGGCGCCTGCCAAAAATGATGAAGCGGATTGGATAGGAATAATGGCAACAAGGCTCAACGCCCAGCTTGTAAAGGCTGTGTTTGAAGATCTTTGCCCCAACCCTGTCGTTTACGACCCGACAACAGTAGATATGTTCGGCGGGCAAATACTGGTTGCTGCAGGCTGGAAACCCGGCTTTTCTACGGATAATGATGCCGTAGTCCTTGCAGAAAGATTTTCGGGAAATTTGGTAGTAAATCTTTCAAACATTGCCAAAGTCTATACCGACGATCCTAAAAAGAATCCTGAAGCAAGGCCCATCGATTCAATATCTTGGGAAGATTTTATAAAAATAGTCGGAACGGAATGGGTACCCGGAAAAAACACCCCCTTTGACCCCATAGCCAGCCAAAGAGCTCAAAAAGCAGGCATAAAAGTAATATGCGCTGCCGGAAAAGATATTGAGAATTTGGAAAATATTCTCAACGGTAAAGATTTTAAAGGAACGGTAATCGGCTAA
- a CDS encoding sigma-54 interaction domain-containing protein — translation MSTVESIKRDKLNTLINTSLLINSNYSDLSVLLEKIVESAMDVVEGDAASLLMLEPDGERLRFEIAIGPKGIEAKKMVLDLDGIAGWVIKYNRSAIINDVLSDPRFDPTVQKVTGYKNRNMIAVPMRIKDECIGVIEVLNKREEKDFDSDDLNVLELFATQTAIAYQNAKHYEKSREEIICLQDQLEQDRGYHTFIAKSKVMNEKLELCRNIAASDASVLILGESGVGKELIAEQLHLNSRRVNNPFIRVNCAALPEGLLESELFGHVRGAFTDAISDRKGRFELADKGTIFLDEIGDIPLTLQTKLLRVLQEMAFERVGSNKTLTVDTRIIAATNKNIEELVRQGKFRSDLYYRLNVLPIYIPPLRNRKDDIQELAHFFLKKFSKEVKKPFLGFSPDAEKLINAYSWPGNIRELENAVERACVLGKPPYIEEKDLLLKFESSSFEPEVNYSNPDLKSAVNDFKKSFIVKILNEHKWNQTAAAEKLGIQRTYLSRLIKELEIKEI, via the coding sequence ATGAGCACGGTTGAGAGCATTAAAAGAGATAAGCTTAATACTCTTATAAACACAAGCTTGCTGATAAACTCAAATTATTCCGATTTGAGTGTTCTTTTGGAAAAGATTGTAGAATCGGCAATGGATGTTGTAGAAGGGGATGCAGCATCTCTTTTGATGCTTGAGCCGGATGGTGAAAGACTTAGGTTTGAAATTGCAATAGGGCCTAAGGGGATTGAAGCAAAAAAGATGGTACTTGACTTGGACGGTATTGCCGGCTGGGTTATAAAATATAACCGCAGTGCCATAATAAACGATGTATTAAGCGATCCCCGCTTTGATCCTACAGTGCAGAAGGTTACAGGTTACAAAAATCGTAATATGATTGCAGTCCCCATGCGCATTAAAGACGAATGTATCGGGGTGATTGAAGTCTTAAACAAGAGAGAAGAAAAAGATTTTGATTCAGACGATTTAAACGTATTGGAACTTTTTGCTACACAGACGGCTATAGCCTATCAAAATGCAAAGCATTATGAGAAATCCCGGGAAGAAATTATTTGCCTTCAAGATCAGCTGGAGCAGGATAGAGGCTATCATACTTTTATTGCAAAAAGCAAGGTAATGAATGAAAAGCTTGAGCTATGCCGTAATATAGCGGCTTCCGATGCCTCCGTACTCATATTGGGCGAGAGCGGCGTTGGAAAAGAGCTTATTGCAGAACAGCTTCACTTGAATTCGAGGCGTGTTAATAATCCCTTTATCAGGGTGAACTGTGCTGCCTTACCCGAAGGCTTGCTTGAAAGCGAGCTTTTCGGCCATGTAAGAGGGGCCTTTACGGATGCAATTTCGGATAGAAAGGGCCGGTTTGAACTGGCTGATAAGGGAACTATTTTTTTGGACGAAATAGGCGATATCCCTTTAACCTTGCAGACAAAGCTTTTGAGGGTTTTGCAGGAAATGGCCTTTGAAAGGGTAGGTTCAAATAAAACTCTTACGGTTGATACCAGAATTATTGCCGCTACAAATAAAAATATAGAGGAGCTTGTAAGGCAGGGCAAATTCAGATCGGATCTTTATTACCGCTTAAACGTCTTGCCGATATATATTCCGCCTCTTAGAAATAGGAAGGATGATATTCAGGAGCTGGCCCATTTCTTTTTAAAGAAGTTCAGCAAAGAGGTAAAAAAGCCGTTTTTAGGTTTTTCGCCTGATGCGGAAAAACTTATAAATGCTTATTCTTGGCCGGGAAATATTCGGGAGCTTGAAAATGCCGTTGAGAGGGCCTGTGTTTTGGGTAAGCCGCCGTATATCGAGGAAAAGGATTTGCTTTTAAAATTTGAATCCTCCTCTTTTGAACCTGAGGTTAATTATTCGAATCCGGATTTAAAATCGGCCGTAAATGATTTTAAAAAATCTTTTATTGTCAAAATTTTAAATGAACATAAATGGAATCAAACAGCTGCTGCCGAAAAACTCGGAATACAGCGTACATATTTATCGAGATTGATAAAAGAGCTCGAAATTAAGGAGATATAA
- a CDS encoding DnaJ domain-containing protein: protein MENYYSILNISNNADEDQIKQAYRALAMKYHPDKNPDSKTAEEKFKRISEAYSVLSDPQKRRDYDLSMSSPFSSSGRTYTHDQNTNPFGDDIFSSNWWKNWRNIRSENAKKREKISRSEAFRILIRGIILTIVGLLLFKSIIFLGIFGFLLALSIVTEGVLRIRKGYMAIFD, encoded by the coding sequence ATGGAAAATTATTACAGTATACTGAATATATCTAATAATGCTGATGAAGACCAAATTAAACAGGCATATAGGGCCTTGGCCATGAAGTATCATCCCGACAAAAATCCGGATAGCAAGACAGCCGAAGAAAAATTTAAGCGTATAAGCGAGGCTTATTCCGTGCTCTCCGATCCGCAAAAAAGAAGAGACTACGATCTCAGCATGTCAAGCCCATTTAGCTCATCAGGCAGGACCTATACTCACGATCAAAACACAAATCCCTTTGGAGACGACATTTTCAGCTCTAATTGGTGGAAAAATTGGAGAAATATCCGAAGTGAAAATGCAAAAAAAAGAGAAAAGATTAGCAGAAGTGAGGCCTTCAGGATACTTATACGCGGCATAATACTGACCATAGTAGGTCTCCTGCTGTTTAAGAGTATTATCTTTTTAGGAATTTTTGGGTTTCTCCTAGCCTTATCCATTGTTACGGAGGGAGTCCTCCGCATAAGGAAAGGCTATATGGCGATATTCGATTAG
- the rpsA gene encoding 30S ribosomal protein S1 has translation MIIAIDGPAGSGKSTLAKMLAEHLNITFMNTGSFYRALALAVLRSFGGGNDGSGGQTPDLSDEKKWTSFAEKTELFYINGSMFLGNENVEAYLRSDAVESIVAPLSAIVPIRHILNKKIREEAAKTGAVCEGRDMTTVVFPDADIKFYLDASVEARAKRRFDQGTSNLSPEEIKKTILERDEVDKNKKEGSLKVAPDAVYLDTSDLNINEVYEKMLAEVSAIISASKSENINNKGLSMEKMEVVKDVEKDSNGNIQAQLQEEYLNNFEAPEAGTIKEGYVVAVNNGTVFVDVGGKSEGHIPLDEFDEEPKVNDKVTVLIEKTESSNGHLSVSKLKADRLILQKEFKQAYADKTPIDGTIAKQVRAGYEVKLGGGLTAFLPLSQADVSRVEKPETLVGVKSKFYIEKLSFNSRSGENIVVNRRKYMEGRTEKERDAFFQNTKIGDTVKGTVKSFTSFGAFIDLGGFDGLLHINDMSWGHVTRPKDFVKKGEEIELKVIRLDPENKRINLSLKHFTQDPWLQFEDKFHVEDIVTGTVTKTTDFGAFIELDEGIEGLAHISEFSWVKKINKPEDILKPGDKVTCMILGYDIQAGRVSLGLKQVTDNPWDTIEERYPVGTRLTRKVVKITNAGAFISLEEGIDGFLHADDISWIKRVKHPGSELEVGKEIEVIVIECDAESRRIRLGIKQLTDDPWEKFGAAYKVGSIVEGEVSSITDFGVFVKVPGDIEGLIHKQNLVESRDETPEEALAKYAVGDKIKAVVIEINPRNKKTAFSIKDFKRKQQQEEISQYMSTEQEDDDSSYTLGDLLKNKPE, from the coding sequence ATGATAATAGCGATTGATGGACCTGCAGGCTCAGGCAAAAGTACTCTTGCAAAGATGCTTGCTGAACACTTGAACATTACATTTATGAATACGGGTAGTTTTTATAGGGCCTTGGCTCTGGCTGTACTGCGTTCTTTCGGAGGCGGAAATGACGGAAGCGGCGGACAAACTCCCGATCTTTCGGATGAAAAAAAATGGACCTCATTTGCAGAAAAGACGGAACTTTTTTATATAAACGGCTCCATGTTTTTAGGTAATGAAAATGTTGAGGCTTATCTTCGAAGCGATGCTGTAGAATCCATTGTCGCACCTCTTTCAGCTATAGTTCCTATAAGGCACATATTAAATAAGAAAATTCGTGAAGAAGCCGCTAAAACCGGAGCTGTTTGCGAAGGCAGGGATATGACAACCGTTGTTTTTCCTGATGCCGATATTAAGTTTTATCTTGATGCTTCTGTAGAGGCCAGGGCAAAAAGGCGCTTTGATCAGGGAACAAGCAATCTTTCGCCGGAAGAAATAAAAAAAACGATTCTCGAAAGAGATGAGGTGGATAAAAACAAAAAAGAAGGGAGCTTAAAAGTGGCTCCTGATGCCGTGTATTTGGATACATCGGACTTAAATATAAATGAAGTTTATGAAAAAATGCTGGCAGAGGTGTCTGCAATAATATCGGCATCAAAGTCGGAAAATATCAATAATAAAGGGTTATCTATGGAAAAGATGGAAGTGGTAAAGGATGTTGAAAAAGACTCCAACGGAAACATCCAAGCACAATTACAAGAGGAGTACTTAAATAATTTTGAGGCTCCTGAGGCGGGGACAATTAAAGAAGGTTATGTTGTTGCTGTAAACAACGGAACCGTTTTTGTCGATGTAGGCGGTAAATCCGAGGGACATATTCCTTTGGATGAGTTTGATGAAGAACCTAAGGTAAACGATAAGGTAACTGTACTTATCGAAAAAACCGAAAGCTCAAACGGTCATTTATCCGTATCAAAACTCAAGGCCGATAGGCTTATTCTTCAAAAAGAGTTTAAACAGGCTTATGCCGATAAGACTCCGATTGATGGTACTATCGCAAAGCAGGTTAGGGCCGGCTATGAGGTAAAGCTTGGCGGCGGATTGACTGCTTTTTTACCTTTGAGTCAGGCAGATGTATCCAGAGTTGAAAAGCCTGAAACCTTGGTAGGCGTAAAGTCTAAATTCTACATTGAAAAATTAAGCTTTAATTCACGCTCAGGTGAAAATATTGTTGTAAACAGACGTAAGTACATGGAAGGGCGTACCGAAAAAGAAAGAGACGCCTTTTTTCAAAATACAAAGATAGGCGACACCGTAAAGGGAACGGTTAAGAGCTTTACCAGTTTCGGCGCCTTTATCGATTTGGGCGGTTTTGACGGCCTCTTACATATCAATGATATGAGCTGGGGTCATGTAACCCGTCCTAAGGACTTCGTAAAGAAGGGTGAAGAAATAGAGCTTAAGGTAATCCGTCTTGATCCGGAAAACAAGAGAATAAACCTCTCATTAAAGCATTTTACTCAGGATCCTTGGCTTCAGTTTGAAGACAAGTTCCATGTTGAAGACATCGTTACCGGAACGGTTACAAAGACAACGGATTTCGGCGCCTTTATTGAATTGGATGAAGGAATCGAAGGTTTGGCCCATATCAGCGAATTCAGCTGGGTTAAGAAGATTAATAAGCCTGAGGATATATTAAAGCCCGGAGATAAGGTAACATGTATGATTCTCGGCTACGATATTCAGGCCGGAAGAGTTTCTTTGGGTCTAAAACAGGTTACGGACAACCCGTGGGATACGATTGAAGAGCGTTACCCTGTAGGAACCCGCTTAACCCGAAAGGTCGTTAAAATTACAAATGCAGGCGCCTTTATTTCTCTTGAAGAAGGTATCGACGGATTTTTACATGCAGACGATATTTCGTGGATTAAACGCGTAAAACATCCGGGAAGCGAGCTTGAAGTAGGTAAAGAAATCGAAGTTATCGTTATCGAGTGCGATGCCGAATCAAGAAGAATCCGTTTGGGTATTAAACAGCTTACCGATGATCCTTGGGAAAAATTCGGAGCCGCTTATAAGGTCGGTTCTATTGTTGAAGGCGAAGTTTCCTCAATCACCGACTTCGGTGTATTTGTAAAGGTTCCCGGAGATATCGAAGGCTTAATCCACAAACAAAATTTGGTTGAGTCCAGGGATGAAACACCTGAAGAAGCTCTTGCAAAATATGCCGTAGGAGATAAGATCAAGGCTGTAGTAATCGAAATAAATCCGAGAAACAAAAAAACCGCTTTCTCAATTAAAGATTTTAAGCGAAAACAACAGCAGGAAGAAATTTCTCAGTACATGTCAACCGAACAAGAAGATGATGATTCATCTTATACTCTTGGAGACCTTTTAAAGAATAAACCGGAGTAA
- a CDS encoding STAS domain-containing protein — protein sequence MSNNSVIAGFDDEKDDSLKIRLQRVDGLDKCVVVFLNGYIDTYNSAFFQKRIAKIIDSGFIQIVFNCAALNYVSSTGIGSFTAFLKTVKPRGGDIVLLDIQPKVYEIFQLLGFSQFFNIKDALSDAVSFFQSSSTTANTKVFPKIFACPICSKKLKATKAGRFRCSECKTILAIDNNAQVFLG from the coding sequence ATGAGTAATAACAGTGTTATAGCCGGCTTTGATGATGAAAAAGATGACAGCTTAAAGATCCGGCTTCAAAGAGTAGATGGACTTGATAAATGCGTAGTTGTTTTTTTGAACGGCTACATTGATACCTATAACTCTGCGTTTTTTCAAAAACGTATTGCAAAAATTATAGACAGCGGTTTTATTCAGATTGTATTTAACTGTGCCGCTTTAAATTACGTTTCATCTACCGGTATAGGTTCATTTACAGCTTTTTTAAAAACCGTAAAACCAAGAGGCGGAGATATAGTTTTATTGGATATTCAGCCTAAGGTATATGAAATATTTCAGCTTTTAGGCTTTTCACAATTTTTTAATATTAAGGATGCTTTGTCTGATGCAGTGTCGTTTTTTCAAAGTTCAAGTACTACTGCAAATACCAAAGTATTTCCCAAAATATTTGCCTGTCCCATATGTTCAAAGAAACTCAAGGCTACTAAGGCCGGACGTTTTAGATGTTCGGAATGTAAAACTATATTGGCTATCGATAATAATGCTCAAGTCTTTTTGGGCTAA
- a CDS encoding RNA methyltransferase produces the protein MNFEKTIILCRPETSANIGAVCRVMANTGFSDLRITGTKEDYDETEVLKLALHASHVWKKARFYPPTIEGLKEAASDCSVLIGTSRRTGHKRKDLGMSPEDLCLDLKKFYGGRLGLVFGNERTGLIDEELNICSFSVNIPAEEDFGSYNLSHAVLILCYSLYIAEKNNPLTEKDNPSIEKNIYLQKASMKMIQENSEQICNYLSGLGLFKKGGKKTNETFFIELLSSAGASEFDIMHLTEIFKKLFFMYSC, from the coding sequence ATGAACTTTGAAAAAACAATTATTCTTTGCCGGCCGGAAACAAGTGCAAACATAGGAGCCGTATGCAGAGTTATGGCAAATACCGGTTTTAGCGATTTAAGAATTACGGGAACCAAGGAGGATTACGATGAAACGGAAGTCTTAAAACTGGCCCTTCACGCCTCCCATGTGTGGAAAAAAGCTCGTTTTTACCCTCCTACCATTGAAGGCCTAAAAGAAGCCGCGTCGGATTGTTCTGTTTTAATAGGAACCAGCAGACGTACAGGCCATAAACGTAAAGATCTGGGCATGAGCCCCGAAGACCTCTGTCTTGATTTAAAAAAATTCTACGGAGGCAGATTAGGCCTCGTTTTTGGCAATGAACGCACCGGTCTTATAGATGAAGAGCTTAATATATGCTCTTTTTCCGTTAATATTCCTGCTGAAGAAGACTTCGGCTCCTATAATCTTTCCCATGCCGTGCTTATTCTTTGCTACTCCCTGTATATAGCGGAAAAAAATAATCCGCTGACAGAAAAGGATAATCCAAGCATAGAAAAAAACATTTACCTACAAAAAGCTTCAATGAAAATGATTCAAGAAAACTCGGAACAGATATGCAACTACCTTTCGGGCTTAGGACTATTTAAAAAAGGAGGAAAAAAAACAAACGAGACATTTTTTATTGAACTTTTATCCTCCGCAGGAGCCTCGGAATTCGATATAATGCATTTAACTGAAATTTTTAAGAAACTTTTTTTTATGTATAGTTGTTAA